A part of Bacteroidota bacterium genomic DNA contains:
- a CDS encoding DUF1499 domain-containing protein — protein sequence MLKTAIAVLLLALFTPMLAMSQDSPANLLPECPDTPNCVRASYPFKLLPSELADHVMAVFKDMDAQSIDIGNVDSHEIMAVFKIMGFLDDVHVMISADQEGSLLHIRSASRVGKSDLGVNKRRVKKILKKLEAAINS from the coding sequence ATGCTTAAAACTGCAATTGCGGTTCTCCTGCTTGCTTTGTTTACCCCCATGTTGGCAATGAGCCAGGATTCGCCGGCAAATTTGTTACCTGAATGCCCAGACACACCCAATTGTGTGCGTGCATCATACCCCTTCAAGTTACTCCCTTCTGAGCTTGCAGATCACGTTATGGCGGTTTTTAAGGATATGGACGCACAATCCATTGACATAGGCAACGTGGATAGCCACGAAATTATGGCTGTGTTCAAAATTATGGGGTTTCTGGATGATGTCCACGTTATGATCTCCGCGGATCAGGAAGGGTCGCTGTTGCATATCCGTAGCGCAAGCCGGGTTGGTAAAAGCGATCTGGGCGTTAACAAGCGCAGGGTCAAGAAAATCCTCAAGAAGCTGGAAGCTGCAATCAACAGCTAA
- a CDS encoding cytochrome c maturation protein CcmE: MKSKNIIGIAFIIGFITLAFINFGASVGGYMDFEEAKATGAKAHVVGKWLSEKPVAYDNQQNIFSFYMEDENGVERKVHYLNPKPANFEDAEKLVIEGSMKGDVFVADYILVKCPSKYNETNVMGEQDPMSS, from the coding sequence ATGAAGTCTAAAAACATTATCGGTATCGCCTTTATCATCGGGTTTATCACGCTCGCATTTATCAACTTTGGCGCCTCTGTTGGCGGCTATATGGACTTCGAGGAAGCCAAAGCAACCGGAGCCAAAGCGCACGTTGTTGGAAAATGGCTTTCAGAAAAACCTGTCGCCTACGACAACCAGCAAAACATCTTCAGTTTTTACATGGAAGATGAGAATGGCGTAGAGCGCAAAGTACACTACCTCAACCCAAAGCCGGCCAACTTCGAAGATGCTGAAAAGCTCGTCATCGAAGGCAGTATGAAAGGTGACGTGTTTGTTGCAGATTATATTCTGGTCAAATGTCCATCTAAATACAACGAAACGAACGTCATGGGCGAACAGGATCCAATGTCGTCCTAA
- the mgtE gene encoding magnesium transporter, whose amino-acid sequence MAKSTYKDDSDYADGVLDVDAELVDDIESLLASGQQAMVLNLVADLHPADMAILISHLPSEPAQKLFEWLPIEQAGDVLPELDSTIRNGLLEAELPSRITALLDELESDDATDVVGELPEDLVQKVLPQLEDEEDVRELLAYDEESAGGLMAREYVSVQSEWTVHEVTEEVRREAEEMEQIYVVYVVDPKGRLEGFITLKKLLLSAAHRKVTEIMKTDFVSVHVNLDQEEVARVMERYDLVALPVLDDEQVLVGRITIDDVVDVIREEAEEDIQLMSGVTGGEDPTDSVLSITRGRLPWLLVGLVGAGLSGFVIGGFEEALDKAVVLAAFIPIMMATAGNVGIQSSAIIVQGLASGELWTTDIFSRLGKETAVAMINGVALALVLALAIIALPMVSDRVAAVISDPMLLALTAGLSLLAVIILATVIGTTVPLLLHRSGIDPAIATGPFITTSNDIIGLAIYFLIATFIYI is encoded by the coding sequence ATGGCAAAGTCAACCTATAAAGACGACAGCGACTACGCAGATGGCGTGCTCGATGTTGATGCCGAGCTGGTAGACGACATCGAGTCCTTGCTTGCGTCCGGACAGCAAGCGATGGTGCTGAACCTGGTTGCTGACCTGCATCCGGCCGACATGGCGATTCTGATCAGCCACCTGCCTTCTGAGCCGGCGCAAAAGCTCTTTGAATGGCTCCCGATCGAGCAGGCAGGAGACGTGTTACCTGAGCTCGACAGTACAATCAGGAATGGACTCCTCGAAGCTGAGCTACCCAGTCGGATTACCGCGCTACTCGATGAACTCGAAAGCGATGACGCAACCGATGTTGTGGGCGAGCTGCCCGAGGATCTGGTGCAGAAGGTGTTGCCGCAACTGGAAGACGAAGAAGATGTACGCGAATTGCTGGCGTATGACGAAGAGTCGGCCGGCGGCCTCATGGCCCGCGAGTACGTGTCCGTACAAAGTGAGTGGACCGTACATGAGGTGACAGAGGAGGTGCGGCGCGAAGCAGAGGAGATGGAGCAGATTTATGTTGTATACGTGGTGGACCCGAAAGGCCGGCTCGAAGGCTTTATTACGCTTAAGAAATTACTCCTCTCTGCTGCCCACCGCAAAGTAACTGAAATTATGAAAACCGACTTTGTGTCGGTACATGTGAACCTTGACCAGGAGGAAGTGGCCCGTGTGATGGAGCGGTATGACCTTGTCGCTTTGCCCGTGCTCGACGATGAACAGGTGCTGGTAGGGCGCATCACAATTGATGATGTTGTGGACGTAATCCGTGAAGAGGCGGAAGAGGACATTCAACTGATGAGTGGGGTAACGGGCGGGGAAGATCCAACGGACTCTGTATTGAGCATCACCCGTGGCCGGCTGCCCTGGTTGCTGGTCGGATTGGTGGGCGCCGGCCTGTCTGGTTTTGTGATCGGTGGTTTTGAAGAGGCCCTCGACAAAGCAGTTGTGCTGGCGGCATTTATCCCTATTATGATGGCAACTGCAGGCAACGTGGGCATTCAGAGCTCAGCAATCATTGTCCAGGGCCTTGCTTCGGGTGAGTTGTGGACCACAGATATTTTCAGCCGGCTTGGCAAAGAAACGGCCGTAGCCATGATCAATGGCGTGGCGCTCGCCCTGGTGCTTGCACTGGCCATCATCGCTTTGCCCATGGTTTCTGATCGCGTTGCAGCGGTAATATCAGATCCAATGCTGCTGGCCCTCACAGCTGGACTCTCCCTGCTCGCCGTAATTATCCTCGCAACGGTGATCGGCACGACGGTGCCTTTGCTCCTCCACCGCAGCGGTATCGACCCTGCAATTGCGACGGGCCCATTTATCACCACCAGCAACGACATTATCGGGTTGGCTATCTATTTCCTGATTGCAACATTTATCTATATTTGA
- a CDS encoding VWA domain-containing protein, with protein sequence MEFRFTKWDDQKHGAGMSTFDRLFDVFQQLLQHTAGDASEALNWMTQLDNKYGLTDESMGMGDFIEELKKRGYLQEDQDGTIKITARTERTIRSRSLEEVFKQLRKAGRGDHKTPFIGKGDERLPETRNWKFGDDVSLLDVTSTLSNSFRRSGAGDWNLAEDDFQVYETDYRTNMATVLMIDLSHSMILYGEDRITPARKTAMALSELILTRYPKDSLDIVAFGNEAWEVSIKDLPYLNVGPYYTNTRAGLQRARDILRRRKNRNKQIFMITDGKPSCHFENGRMYRNAFGLDRRIVNKVLDEAVICRREGVSITTFMIARDPLLQHFVRELTLANQGRAYFASLDSLGEFLFEDYVRNRRKKMR encoded by the coding sequence ATGGAATTCCGATTTACAAAATGGGATGATCAAAAGCATGGCGCCGGCATGTCTACCTTTGACCGGCTATTTGATGTATTCCAGCAATTGCTGCAGCATACTGCAGGAGATGCAAGCGAGGCGCTGAACTGGATGACCCAACTCGACAACAAGTACGGCCTCACCGATGAGTCGATGGGAATGGGTGATTTCATCGAAGAACTAAAAAAGCGGGGCTACCTGCAGGAAGACCAGGACGGCACCATCAAAATTACTGCGCGGACCGAACGGACGATCCGTTCACGTTCGCTGGAAGAAGTGTTCAAACAACTCCGCAAAGCCGGCCGTGGCGACCACAAAACGCCGTTTATAGGCAAAGGAGATGAACGCCTTCCTGAAACCAGAAACTGGAAGTTTGGGGATGATGTAAGCTTGCTCGACGTAACGAGCACGCTTTCTAACTCGTTTCGCCGCTCTGGTGCCGGCGACTGGAATCTGGCTGAAGACGATTTTCAGGTCTATGAGACCGACTATCGCACAAACATGGCTACCGTGTTGATGATCGACCTTTCCCATTCGATGATCCTTTACGGTGAAGATCGCATCACGCCGGCAAGAAAGACCGCCATGGCGTTGTCTGAATTGATTCTGACCCGCTATCCTAAAGACTCTCTCGATATTGTTGCTTTTGGCAATGAAGCGTGGGAAGTATCGATAAAGGACCTGCCTTATCTGAACGTGGGTCCGTATTACACCAATACGCGGGCCGGCTTGCAGCGTGCACGGGATATCTTGCGCCGCCGCAAAAACCGCAACAAGCAGATCTTTATGATTACAGATGGCAAGCCGAGCTGCCATTTTGAAAACGGTCGCATGTACCGCAATGCTTTTGGACTGGATCGGCGCATTGTAAATAAAGTGCTGGATGAAGCCGTGATTTGCCGGCGTGAAGGCGTGTCTATCACCACCTTTATGATTGCCCGTGACCCACTGTTGCAACACTTTGTCAGAGAATTAACACTGGCAAACCAGGGGCGGGCGTATTTTGCAAGTCTTGATAGCCTGGGCGAATTCCTGTTCGAAGACTACGTGCGTAACAGACGTAAGAAAATGCGTTAA
- a CDS encoding HAD-IA family hydrolase — protein MQTPTRQIHANAILFDFDGILIDSEPVYELHWRRWAEGHGVSVSHIMSVHHGIPPVQTIGIVAPHLDAVHEAEQFKALCVGGLDGLIAHDGVAALLPTLPRHLWAIATSSFRKMVLSQLAYLGLPKPDVLVTYDDVVHGKPAPEPYQKAAMQLGFAPEDCVVIEDSLAGIKAGKAAGAQVIAVATTNTKAALGEADVVVERFADLAFVIDGDRVTVNCKT, from the coding sequence ATGCAGACTCCAACCCGCCAAATACATGCAAACGCCATTTTGTTTGATTTTGATGGCATACTGATCGATTCAGAGCCTGTTTACGAGTTGCATTGGCGGCGTTGGGCCGAAGGGCATGGCGTCTCTGTTTCACATATTATGTCGGTACATCATGGGATTCCACCTGTCCAAACCATCGGTATTGTTGCCCCTCATTTGGACGCTGTGCATGAAGCTGAGCAGTTCAAGGCTTTGTGTGTAGGAGGATTGGATGGGTTGATTGCGCATGATGGGGTGGCTGCCTTGTTGCCAACGTTACCCCGGCATTTGTGGGCTATTGCAACGAGTTCTTTCCGGAAAATGGTGTTGAGTCAGCTTGCCTATTTAGGGTTACCCAAACCTGATGTACTGGTGACGTATGATGACGTGGTGCATGGCAAGCCGGCCCCTGAGCCCTATCAAAAGGCAGCAATGCAGCTTGGGTTTGCACCAGAAGACTGTGTGGTTATCGAAGACTCGCTTGCCGGCATCAAGGCCGGAAAAGCAGCTGGCGCACAGGTGATTGCTGTAGCGACAACAAATACAAAAGCGGCGTTGGGAGAGGCGGATGTGGTGGTCGAGCGCTTTGCCGACCTGGCTTTTGTAATCGATGGGGACCGTGTAACGGTGAATTGCAAGACCTGA
- the rsmA gene encoding 16S rRNA (adenine(1518)-N(6)/adenine(1519)-N(6))-dimethyltransferase RsmA: protein MSIAPKKSLGQHFLRDANIRDKIIDLLEAEENDCVVEIGPGTGALTGHLAARYPKLEAVEIDERAIAHLKESMPAIPVHHADVVKYDWATHAAAAGEKIHVIGNLPYYVTSQVVFSLLDAHEHIAEAVMMMQREVAERLVAHPRTKAYGILSVAVQQLTTPHLAFRVSRNVFYPKPDVESAVVRLVFDKDPEILPGTDAVWLRKVVRAAFNQRRKTLRNSLGQLAASCNGEVPEAWRKKRAEELSPSEFALLAQQLRA from the coding sequence TTGAGCATTGCACCCAAAAAGAGTCTAGGACAACACTTTCTCCGCGATGCGAACATCAGGGATAAAATCATCGACCTGCTCGAAGCTGAGGAAAATGATTGTGTTGTAGAAATCGGACCCGGTACCGGCGCACTAACAGGGCACCTCGCGGCGCGTTACCCCAAATTGGAAGCCGTAGAAATTGATGAACGCGCCATTGCCCACCTGAAGGAATCCATGCCCGCCATCCCGGTGCACCATGCCGACGTGGTAAAATATGACTGGGCAACGCATGCAGCAGCTGCGGGAGAAAAAATACACGTCATCGGCAACTTGCCGTACTATGTGACGAGCCAGGTGGTGTTCAGTTTGCTTGATGCACACGAACACATCGCAGAAGCTGTGATGATGATGCAACGCGAAGTAGCAGAGCGGCTCGTGGCCCATCCGCGTACAAAAGCGTACGGTATCCTGAGTGTGGCCGTCCAACAACTGACAACGCCCCATCTCGCATTCAGGGTGTCTCGAAACGTGTTCTACCCGAAACCTGATGTAGAAAGTGCAGTTGTTCGTCTGGTCTTCGACAAGGACCCCGAAATATTGCCCGGTACAGATGCCGTCTGGTTGCGCAAGGTTGTTCGTGCTGCATTTAACCAGCGGCGTAAAACCCTGCGAAACAGCCTGGGCCAGTTGGCCGCATCCTGCAATGGCGAAGTGCCGGAAGCCTGGCGAAAAAAACGCGCAGAAGAACTTTCTCCCAGTGAGTTTGCCTTGCTGGCGCAGCAACTACGGGCATAA